A single region of the Streptomyces sp. NBC_00236 genome encodes:
- a CDS encoding SDR family oxidoreductase, whose protein sequence is MSPTGPTQDAEDAAFGGPLTAVTGASGALGGRVAKRLARAGVPVRLLGRDPSRLPEFPGADTAPPAPYGDGEAMRRALAGAHTLFLVSAHESPDRVHEHTTAVDAAVAAGVERIVYVSFLGAAPDATFTFARDHWDTEAHIRVSGVRHTFLRDSWYLAGLPAMTGADGVLRGPAGDGRVAAVAHEDIADAATAVLLSGTDPSGPTHDGETYDLTGPEAFTLAEAAEELGRVTGRTITYVPETREEAYASRSGYGAPDWEVAGWVTSYEAIAAGEMATVSDAVATLTGRPPMSLATYLREHPDSYRHLLTGN, encoded by the coding sequence ATGAGTCCCACAGGCCCCACGCAGGATGCCGAAGACGCCGCGTTCGGCGGCCCCCTCACCGCCGTCACCGGAGCGAGCGGCGCGCTCGGCGGCCGGGTCGCGAAGCGGCTGGCCCGGGCGGGCGTCCCCGTACGGCTCCTCGGCCGCGACCCGTCCCGGCTGCCCGAATTCCCCGGCGCCGACACCGCGCCGCCGGCCCCGTACGGGGACGGCGAGGCCATGCGCCGCGCGCTGGCCGGGGCGCACACCCTGTTCCTCGTCTCGGCGCACGAGAGCCCGGACCGCGTGCACGAGCACACCACGGCCGTGGACGCGGCGGTCGCGGCGGGCGTCGAACGGATCGTGTACGTCTCCTTCCTCGGCGCCGCACCGGACGCGACGTTCACCTTCGCCCGGGACCACTGGGACACCGAGGCCCATATCCGGGTCTCCGGTGTCCGGCACACCTTCCTGCGCGACAGCTGGTATCTGGCCGGTCTCCCGGCGATGACCGGCGCCGACGGTGTCCTGCGCGGACCGGCCGGCGACGGAAGAGTCGCCGCGGTGGCCCACGAGGACATCGCCGACGCGGCGACCGCCGTCCTCCTGTCCGGCACCGACCCCTCGGGCCCGACGCACGACGGGGAGACGTACGACCTCACCGGGCCCGAGGCGTTCACCCTCGCCGAGGCCGCCGAGGAACTGGGCCGGGTCACCGGACGGACCATCACCTACGTGCCGGAGACCCGGGAGGAGGCCTACGCCTCACGGTCCGGCTACGGGGCGCCGGACTGGGAGGTGGCCGGCTGGGTGACCTCGTACGAAGCCATCGCGGCCGGGGAGATGGCCACCGTCTCCGATGCCGTGGCCACCCTGACGGGCCGGCCGCCCATGAGCCTGGCCACGTACCTCCGCGAGCACCCGGACAGCTACCGCCACCTCCTGACCGGCAACTGA
- a CDS encoding GntR family transcriptional regulator, producing the protein MLFRVDPTSTVPLGDQIAACVRRAVADGAVTPGERLPAARALAESLGVNVHTALRGYQRLREEGLIELRRGRGAVVADGASPHRARLLERVREVVGDARRLGMTEDELLSLVRSELAAG; encoded by the coding sequence ATGCTCTTCAGGGTCGACCCCACCTCCACCGTGCCGCTCGGCGACCAGATCGCGGCCTGTGTGCGCCGCGCCGTCGCCGACGGGGCCGTGACCCCGGGCGAACGCCTGCCCGCCGCCCGGGCGCTCGCCGAATCGCTCGGAGTGAATGTGCACACGGCCCTGCGCGGCTACCAGCGGCTGCGCGAGGAAGGGCTGATCGAACTGCGGCGCGGCCGGGGCGCGGTCGTCGCGGACGGCGCCTCCCCACACCGTGCCAGGCTGCTGGAGCGCGTGCGCGAGGTGGTCGGCGACGCGCGACGGCTCGGGATGACGGAGGACGAGCTGTTGTCCCTGGTCCGGAGCGAACTCGCCGCCGGATGA
- a CDS encoding DUF952 domain-containing protein — protein sequence MAELLHLTERPLWEAARGTGTYEMSTRGRTLHEEGFIHCSLPHQLAGVAELLYGSGAGDQDLVVLVIDTDRLPVPVRYESLSPGGEEFPHIYGPVPAEAVVEVRPWPYKKGNPS from the coding sequence ATGGCCGAACTGCTGCACCTGACCGAACGCCCGTTGTGGGAGGCGGCCCGCGGGACCGGGACGTACGAGATGTCCACCCGCGGCCGCACCCTGCACGAAGAGGGCTTCATCCACTGCTCACTGCCTCACCAGCTCGCCGGTGTGGCCGAGTTGCTGTACGGGTCCGGAGCGGGTGACCAGGACCTGGTGGTGCTCGTCATCGACACCGACCGGCTTCCCGTGCCCGTGCGCTACGAGTCGCTGAGTCCCGGTGGCGAGGAGTTCCCGCACATCTACGGACCGGTCCCGGCCGAGGCGGTCGTGGAGGTTCGCCCCTGGCCGTACAAGAAAGGCAACCCCTCATGA
- a CDS encoding nucleotidyltransferase domain-containing protein, whose amino-acid sequence MRTETPWGPWEPMSLADAVHLLAPLRTPWWIAGGYAVELAVGRAFRDHGDIDVLLLRRDQLAVQRLLPDGQWWAADPPGTLRPWLPGEILPPQVHDIWCRPGTGEPWRVQFMLDEAEDGDWVFRRDPRIRLPLERLGRVSDDGVPYLAPEVQLLYKARSRRPKDDQDFEAVLPVLGEDGRAWLTETITLAEGAGHPWAARLRTK is encoded by the coding sequence ATGCGCACGGAAACACCCTGGGGCCCCTGGGAGCCGATGTCCCTGGCCGACGCCGTACACCTGCTCGCCCCGCTGCGCACGCCGTGGTGGATCGCGGGCGGGTACGCGGTCGAACTGGCCGTGGGCCGCGCCTTCCGGGACCACGGTGACATCGACGTACTGCTGCTGCGCCGCGATCAGCTCGCCGTCCAGCGGCTCCTGCCGGACGGGCAGTGGTGGGCCGCCGATCCGCCCGGCACGCTGCGGCCCTGGCTCCCCGGCGAGATCCTCCCGCCGCAGGTCCACGACATCTGGTGCCGGCCGGGCACGGGCGAACCGTGGCGGGTGCAGTTCATGCTCGACGAGGCGGAGGACGGTGACTGGGTGTTCCGCCGCGACCCGCGGATCCGCCTCCCGTTGGAGCGGCTCGGCAGGGTCTCCGACGACGGCGTGCCCTACCTCGCGCCGGAGGTCCAGCTCCTCTACAAGGCCAGGTCCCGACGGCCCAAGGACGACCAGGACTTCGAGGCCGTACTGCCCGTTCTCGGCGAGGACGGGCGCGCCTGGCTGACGGAGACGATCACCCTGGCCGAGGGCGCGGGCCATCCCTGGGCGGCCCGCCTGCGGACGAAGTGA
- the snpA gene encoding snapalysin: MRHPRTLMSAVIGLGFGLAAALGTAPAIASTAPAPAAPPTSASADHVAYTSHSGSHESAAANKAFFEAVAKSVAEKRAAQPGVQAVTIVYSAANAPSFRSQIASSAQIWNSSVSNVRLQEGSNADFSYYEGNDPSGSYASTDGHGNGYIFLDYAQNRQYNSTRVTAHETGHVLGLPDHYSGPCSELMSGGGPGPSCTNPYPNSNERGRVNYLWQYGFAAALAGSGS; this comes from the coding sequence ATGAGACACCCCAGGACCCTCATGTCCGCCGTGATCGGCCTCGGCTTCGGCCTCGCCGCCGCGCTGGGCACCGCCCCCGCGATCGCCTCCACCGCCCCGGCGCCCGCCGCTCCGCCCACGTCCGCCTCCGCCGATCACGTCGCGTACACCTCCCACTCCGGATCGCACGAGAGCGCCGCCGCCAACAAGGCGTTCTTCGAGGCCGTGGCGAAGTCGGTGGCCGAGAAGCGCGCCGCGCAGCCGGGCGTCCAGGCCGTCACCATCGTCTACAGCGCCGCCAACGCACCGAGCTTCCGTTCGCAGATAGCCAGCAGCGCGCAGATCTGGAACAGCTCCGTCTCCAACGTCCGGCTTCAGGAGGGGTCCAACGCCGACTTCTCGTACTACGAGGGCAACGACCCGAGCGGCTCCTACGCGAGCACGGACGGTCACGGCAACGGGTACATCTTCCTCGACTACGCGCAGAACCGGCAGTACAACTCCACCCGGGTGACGGCCCACGAGACCGGGCACGTCCTCGGCCTGCCGGACCACTACTCGGGTCCGTGCAGCGAGCTGATGTCAGGCGGGGGCCCCGGCCCCTCGTGCACCAACCCGTATCCGAACTCCAATGAGCGCGGCCGGGTGAACTACCTCTGGCAGTACGGCTTCGCGGCCGCGCTCGCAGGCAGCGGTTCCTGA
- a CDS encoding NAD-dependent epimerase/dehydratase family protein, whose product MRLLILGGTEFVGRAVTEAALARGWEITVFHRGRHAPPPGVAQLLGDRTEKDGLAALAAVAEPGDGTYTWDLVVDTWSGAPSAVRDAARLLSGRAAHYAYVSSRSVYDYPAPAGLPEGGPLVAGASPDAGGDVPYAQAKLGGELAVQDAFGDRALLARAGLIIGPWENVGRLPWWLTRIARGGPVLAPGTPDLDLQYIDVRDLAEWLLDAAGKRLHGPYNLVSRPGHTTMGGLLNACVRTTGSDAELRWTDTERILAAGVEPWTDLPVWLPPGELYDTLHQGDVSRAYATGLRCRPVEETVADTWAWLCAIGGTAPQRADRPLKGVDPAIEAKLLAD is encoded by the coding sequence ATGAGGCTTCTGATCCTGGGTGGTACGGAATTTGTCGGCAGGGCCGTCACGGAGGCCGCGCTCGCACGCGGCTGGGAGATCACGGTGTTCCATCGTGGACGCCACGCACCACCGCCCGGAGTGGCCCAACTGCTCGGCGACCGCACCGAGAAGGACGGCCTCGCGGCGCTCGCCGCGGTGGCCGAGCCGGGCGACGGGACGTACACCTGGGACCTGGTCGTCGACACGTGGAGCGGTGCTCCCTCGGCCGTGCGGGACGCGGCCCGGCTGCTGTCCGGCCGCGCCGCGCACTACGCGTACGTCTCCAGCCGGTCGGTGTACGACTACCCGGCACCGGCGGGCCTGCCCGAGGGCGGTCCGCTGGTGGCGGGCGCCTCGCCGGACGCCGGTGGCGACGTCCCGTATGCGCAGGCCAAGCTCGGCGGTGAACTGGCCGTGCAGGACGCCTTCGGTGACCGGGCACTGCTGGCACGCGCGGGGCTGATCATCGGCCCCTGGGAGAACGTCGGCAGGCTGCCGTGGTGGCTGACGCGGATCGCCCGCGGCGGCCCTGTGCTCGCGCCCGGTACACCGGACCTCGACCTCCAGTACATCGACGTCCGCGACCTCGCGGAATGGCTGCTGGACGCCGCCGGGAAGCGCCTGCACGGTCCGTACAACCTGGTCAGCCGTCCCGGTCACACCACGATGGGCGGGCTGCTGAACGCCTGTGTGCGGACCACCGGTTCCGACGCCGAGCTGCGCTGGACCGACACCGAGCGGATCCTCGCGGCGGGCGTCGAGCCCTGGACGGACCTGCCGGTCTGGCTGCCGCCGGGGGAGCTGTACGACACGCTCCACCAGGGCGATGTCAGCAGGGCGTACGCAACGGGCCTGCGCTGCCGGCCGGTCGAGGAGACCGTTGCCGACACCTGGGCCTGGCTGTGCGCCATCGGTGGTACGGCGCCGCAGCGTGCCGACCGTCCGCTGAAGGGCGTCGACCCGGCGATCGAGGCGAAACTACTGGCCGACTGA
- a CDS encoding LysR family transcriptional regulator: MELEVRHLRALCAIADTGSLHRAARRLGVSQPSLTTQLRRIENTLGAELFSRERTGCRPTLLGRAVIGRARPLLDGMSALVTDAKAEVDAAGAGGPRLRIGCTASRVIGGWLRRLRIRLPGTDISLRVDVSARALLRAVGAGRLDVAFVHEVEGCPLSVPEGLEQRVLLDREPQFISMSRDHPAAALPVVDLADLAADRWMVDPTVDGEWDGLRRVFGAAGVAPTVLHGDYLTAASLVVLGEAVAPCQPTSGPRDDMAIRPLRDDPLAVRLLLVSRPGADMTVVYGELEAAYREAAQRAAGYHQWLLRHRSPLALS, translated from the coding sequence ATGGAGCTTGAGGTGAGGCACCTCAGGGCGCTCTGCGCCATCGCCGACACCGGCAGCCTGCACCGGGCGGCCCGCAGACTGGGCGTCAGCCAGCCCTCGCTCACCACCCAGCTGCGCCGCATCGAGAACACGCTGGGCGCGGAGCTGTTCAGCCGCGAACGCACCGGCTGCCGCCCCACGCTGCTCGGCCGCGCGGTCATCGGCCGGGCACGCCCCCTCCTCGACGGGATGAGCGCACTGGTCACCGACGCGAAGGCGGAGGTGGACGCCGCCGGGGCCGGTGGTCCGCGGCTGCGGATCGGCTGCACCGCGAGCCGGGTCATCGGCGGCTGGCTGCGCAGACTGCGGATCCGGCTGCCCGGCACGGACATCTCGCTGCGGGTCGACGTGTCGGCCCGCGCACTGCTGCGCGCGGTCGGGGCGGGCCGGCTCGACGTCGCCTTCGTGCACGAGGTGGAGGGCTGCCCGCTGTCCGTTCCCGAGGGACTGGAGCAGCGTGTTCTGCTGGACCGCGAACCGCAGTTCATCTCCATGTCCCGCGACCACCCGGCGGCTGCCCTGCCCGTCGTCGACCTGGCCGACCTGGCCGCCGACCGGTGGATGGTCGACCCCACGGTGGACGGCGAATGGGACGGCCTGCGCCGGGTGTTCGGCGCCGCCGGAGTCGCGCCGACCGTGCTGCACGGCGACTACCTCACCGCCGCGTCGCTCGTCGTCCTCGGAGAGGCGGTGGCGCCGTGCCAGCCCACTTCGGGCCCGCGGGACGACATGGCCATCCGCCCGCTGCGCGACGACCCGCTCGCCGTCCGGCTGCTCCTGGTCTCCCGGCCGGGCGCCGATATGACGGTGGTGTACGGGGAACTGGAGGCCGCGTACCGGGAGGCGGCACAGCGGGCGGCCGGCTATCACCAGTGGCTGCTGCGTCACCGCAGCCCGCTCGCCCTCTCCTGA
- a CDS encoding choice-of-anchor A family protein produces MAVTVAAAAAVVGAFAPTAAADSLPGGLGPCLGSDCPVTWPDPNSDDVIYHDSNINIFVGGDYLVREAAAEAEGKIVTLGKFDMTKRDGVSQIYNVGVAGGGSRVPPPNGSDYLTVGGDLSIQTGKRLLAEEGPNYGVVRYARTLAGTVIPDPVHDADATDPYTALRDQLTAASHCYAYDDNEEHRRPTTGTVRNSGAETVFTGDGISALQVFAVDADLTTAAGGQQGIVFNAVPDGATVLVNVYGGMRNISTYMDSLPQSGLREHLMWNFPDATEIGLKGTGQFQGSVLIGQQSSVATLAMSGTNGRFYSAGSLTHTSEGESGGQELHAYPFDGDLPDCGEEPSPSPTPTDSPTPTPTDSPSPTPTDSPSPTPTDSPTPTPNPSDSPGPSPSESTPAPHPTPTDSGWPGPPHDGGQLPDTGARGGEWVIGGIAAALLVAGSAATLIARRTRRRG; encoded by the coding sequence GTGGCGGTGACAGTGGCGGCAGCGGCCGCCGTGGTGGGCGCCTTCGCCCCCACGGCCGCTGCCGACTCGCTGCCCGGTGGCCTCGGCCCGTGCCTCGGGAGCGACTGTCCCGTCACGTGGCCGGATCCGAACAGCGACGACGTCATCTACCACGACAGCAACATCAACATCTTCGTCGGCGGCGACTACCTGGTCAGGGAGGCGGCGGCAGAGGCCGAGGGCAAGATCGTCACCCTCGGAAAGTTCGACATGACGAAGCGGGACGGCGTGTCCCAGATCTACAACGTCGGTGTCGCCGGCGGGGGTTCGCGGGTGCCGCCGCCCAACGGCTCCGACTACCTGACGGTGGGCGGTGACCTCAGCATCCAGACCGGTAAGCGGCTCCTCGCCGAGGAGGGGCCCAACTACGGGGTCGTGCGCTACGCCCGGACCCTGGCCGGGACGGTCATCCCCGACCCGGTCCACGATGCCGACGCCACCGATCCGTACACCGCGCTCCGCGACCAGCTGACGGCGGCCAGCCACTGCTACGCGTACGACGACAACGAGGAGCACCGCCGTCCGACGACCGGGACGGTGCGGAACAGTGGCGCCGAGACCGTCTTCACCGGCGACGGCATTTCCGCCCTCCAGGTCTTCGCGGTGGACGCGGACCTGACCACGGCCGCGGGCGGCCAGCAGGGCATCGTCTTCAACGCCGTTCCGGACGGTGCGACCGTGCTGGTCAACGTCTATGGCGGCATGCGCAACATCAGTACGTACATGGACTCGTTGCCGCAGTCCGGTCTCCGCGAACACCTCATGTGGAACTTCCCGGACGCCACCGAGATCGGGCTGAAGGGCACCGGCCAGTTCCAGGGCAGCGTGCTGATCGGACAGCAGTCCAGCGTGGCGACTCTCGCGATGAGCGGAACCAACGGGCGCTTCTACAGCGCGGGTTCGCTGACCCACACGTCAGAGGGGGAGTCGGGCGGCCAGGAGCTGCACGCCTACCCGTTCGACGGTGATCTGCCGGACTGCGGAGAGGAGCCGTCACCGTCACCGACGCCGACGGACTCCCCGACACCGACCCCGACGGACTCCCCGTCACCCACCCCGACGGACTCCCCGTCACCGACGCCGACGGATTCGCCCACGCCGACGCCCAACCCCTCCGACAGCCCCGGGCCGTCCCCCTCGGAGTCGACGCCCGCCCCTCACCCCACCCCCACGGACAGCGGGTGGCCCGGACCGCCCCACGACGGCGGACAGCTCCCGGACACGGGTGCGCGCGGCGGTGAATGGGTGATCGGCGGAATCGCGGCCGCCCTGCTCGTCGCCGGTTCGGCGGCCACGCTCATCGCCCGCAGGACGCGCCGGCGCGGCTAG